Genomic DNA from Ctenopharyngodon idella isolate HZGC_01 chromosome 1, HZGC01, whole genome shotgun sequence:
CGGCATTTTTGTGCATACTCACAGTCCAACGGCCTGCACACAGGTTCTGCACGGCCCCCGCAGCAGCTTCCAGAACCGATGGGTTCTTACTCTCTTTTAGGAGAGAAGTGTACACACGCACCACCTCTGGCTGGAACAGCAATTCATAACCTACAAAACGATACAATTGTTACACTATTTAATCTATAATCTAACTACTAACTATTCAGATCCAACAAGACTGTCATTGTACCTTTGGCTGGTGTGCTTCTCTTTGGAATGTCAATCATGTCTGAAGTTCCATCATCCTCTTTTTTTCCTGACCAAAGCAGAAGGAATGAGCAACAAGTGAAACAGATGAAGTGACACACAGAAATCTTATCTGCTATTTAATAATAGTGATGCCATTTATGACAATTTAGAAGCAAAGGTCTGAAGAAAACCTCTTCCTCAAAGATTTAAAAAGGGGTTTCTCTTTAGACAAAGACAGTTTTCTTTAGACACAGTTCTGACAAAGGTTACATTTATTCCCTGAGGGAAAACCCCCACATTGTGTGATTTAATGACTATAAAGACTTGATGCAGACGGCTCAGTTTTCACAGTAGTATATGACAAAGTGCAAGTTTAAAAGAATCAGACAATTGTCTTTTAATATGTCTACATGATTAAACATTAAAAGTGAAGGTGTATAAAAAGTGAATTTATCAGAAATGCTGTGCTCTGGCACCCTCTGGTGGTTactaatgaaatgttttaaaagctgCAAGGGCCACAGTCAcacaattaagaaaaaaaacagattgcAGAAATCCTTTTTTGCAGTCTTTTCCCAGTTTTCTCAGAACAGCCAGCTATTTTTGGATGTGTGTGGTAAAAGCTGTTCCATGAATGGTTTGGATGATGCCTTAGAAGTAGGCAGGAGGGCATCTCACTAGGTTTTCAAACAGAGCTAAGTGTCCAGTCAGTGTCATAATCTGATACTTGTTACTGATTCCACATCTACTTTCTTCAGATCAATAAAAACCTTCTTTGTGTGACTGGTCCCCTTAATAGGCCTTCTTACTTTTACAAAAGTAGTGCAGCTCATAAAACGAATGTGAAATGGGAtaagaaatgcattttttttccatttcagatCCATTTTCTGAACTTTGACCAATAACAGGGTTAATAGTGGGTTACAATGAGGTGAAATGTAAGTGATTCCCATAATAGCAAAGCAAAgcctttactttaaaaaaaaaaaaaaaaagaaaaataaaaaaaataaaagagaaaagctTACCTTTGGAAAACCACTCGTCTGTTACAGGATAAAAAGATGTACGGAATGAGAGCAGAAGAGACAGATACAGAAGAAAATGAGAGGAAAGGACTGTTTTTGCAATAGTGCCCCAGCCACCATACAATTAATTAGCAACAAACCCCTAAACAAGGCACACACACTTGTGTAAAATTCATGCATGCTTTATCTCCTTCATGTGCAAACAAACTCGATCTGGCACATATCAAACTCACAGGCTTAACAGACTTCAAAGCGTGTACAATGATTTAAAGACAAGGAATAGGCACGGCCTCTTGGCTTTGTTTACACAACACAGAGATTATGCACAGGAATGCAAAGATAGCAagttaacttattttaattgGTTACGGCCTACAGCCAGTGCCTGggtttttctttaaatgaatcaaacacACACCTTTGCCCTTTCGGGAGCTGAAGCAGCCACCCTTTTGGGAAGAGGCGGGGCCTTGATTGACAGGAGTCAACTCCTGATAGCGCTCGCTGCCTGGTATCTCCCGATGAACTTGATAGGACAGATTCCTCAGCAGACAGACACTGTTCTCAATCAGCTGCACATAGACATAATAAAcatgataaaataaaagatcATTTTTAACAGACTGAAAGGAGGACAACTAgcaatgtttttataaaatggttgaAAATCAAAGAACAAACTATATAGTAATATTCAGAATTTACAGATTCTTATTCCACTCAATGATCCACTTAATGTCTTTTCTGCACCACTAGCAGCACGAATCTTCGACTATCATAGCAATATAGGCTCAAGCAAACTTTTtccaatatttttaaaaaagtaaatacaaatatttttgacatacactactgttcaaattcACCAAATCTACATTTATTagatttgggaaaaaaaaataaaaaaaataaataataataattgtgaaaCATTGtaacttaaaataactttcAATATATGTACTTCAatgtaaaatgcaatttattcctgtgatggcaaaggtgaattttcagcatcattactccagtcttcagcagTTACGTTTACATGGACATTTTTCTtcaattttgaatgaattcattcCGATTGATGAATCCGAACgtagtgtttacatgaacacTAAATAAAGTGATCGGGTTGATGTGCGTGTTTGTATGTCACAAGCTTCTGGTCAGATTTAATCTTTTGACATGCGCACACTGCATGAATATACAGAGTTTCCTGCTGTTGTTGCACACTAACCATCctccttttctttgttttacaaagcagacttaatatttatctatttcagGTCCTAATTAGGCAACAACAAGCACATGAACCATTGAGTCGTGCTGCTTGTatttatcaagcagtaaaaGCGTCTTTTCCCCAGCCCGAAACCAATCGTCTGTGGATGAGAGTATAAAACAAGGACTGGTGGGACGTTATCCTGGTCTACTTCACAGACGATGAGTGAAAAGAGAATTTCAGAATGACAGGACACTCATTTATGACACTTTATTCAACTGGAAGAACAGCTCGGTCCGTGTGTCATACGTCATTATGCTTTGTCTACGACactgcacatgcgcagtacTTTCCAGTTTCGGTTTTCAACCcgatcaagtgtttacatgtcctCTCGATCGGATTACAAAaggaataaaccaccccttACAATCCAAATGAAATTGTAATCAGATTTGGCCAATTCATTCCAACTGACGTAGTTACATGTGACTTTTTCATTCTGATTGTGCTCTAGTTCGATTACTGTCGGTTCGATGTAAACGCAgctagtgtcacatgatccttcagaaattatccTAGTgtgctactcaagaaacatttcttatatcaatgttgaaaacagttgaactGCCtaatattttcaggattctttgattaaaagAAGGTTAAAAAgacaagcatttatttgaaatggaaaacttGTGTCACATTAGAAATATGTAAAGGTCAtatgatgctttttaatgttttcttagTTTAATGTATCTGGGCATGTATACGATCTGCAACGTTACAAAGCTCAGTCTCCCACAAAGCGATTTATTCTATCTAACAGAACACTGATCCAGACCTACCTAAAATGCCTCAATCCAAGTCTAGATATTACTTCTGCAAATGTCAACAtgacaatgtaaaatattagcATAATGGACAAGGCTTCAGTGAATTGTAGTGTTGTCATGGCGCTGAAACGCTGTGTGATTGTATCCAGAAGCAAAACCACTTTTGCTGTCAGTGATTAACCAGAAGCTAAGATTTATTCATAAAGCTGTACCTGAGCAGTACAGAAGTTAGCTTGTGCACAGCGCAGTTTACAGAGCACAGCTTCCTGAACATGGGAGACTACTTACCACTGTCAAACATTCTGCTCAAGTCATGTTTGCAAAGTTGGATCGATCGATCGGCTTGAACATCCGCATTTTCAGAATCTGACTTGGGCTCGAACTGCCAATgtccccaaacatttgaatggtagtatatatgTACCACATTTGTTTAtcaagttatttattttcaaaattgacTAGTGTGGGCTGATTTAACCACTAGTCCTTTATAATAGACAATTTGCACAGTAAATGTCTAAACGTTAACAAGCCTAACAGCTAAAAAAAGGGAACTGGTTCTAAATAACCGATTCCCAATCCTAATTATAACAGTGATTAATAATATTCAGTATGTGATAATAGAAATGACCAGCAATGCTTTCTTCCCTCTTTGCTCTTCCCGAAAACATGCTTCCCCTGTCATAAAAGGGCATATGAAAGTGCAGTTTTGAAAACTTAAATAGTCAAAGTTCAGCTGTTACCTTGTTGTCCACATCTTTACAGTTGATCTGTGACTGAACAATGTACATGAGCGAGTCGACCAGTCCAGAGCACTCCCTCAGCTTCCTCCTGGCCTCGCTCCGCTCCGAGCTCACATTCCTGAGAGCAAAACGTCATGCAACTAATTAGGACACTGCCTGTTTAATGTTTAGCAACGTTTGGCATGCACAGAAACTTTTAACTTCAGGATTTCAGGTCATCACCTAAAATATTTTAACCAAGAGTATACAGATGGCATCAGGAAAGTTGAGCAATTAAAGAGAAAGTGAGGGTTAAAAGGCAAGAGACTGTTAGCTCTACTTAAATGTAATCACGGTGTAAAACCACTCCTCCGACTGCTTTCTAAAAGCCTAATAGGCGAGTGGGAGAAGTGAGGGACACTTTCAAAGAGAAGCACTCAAGGGAAATAAGTGGATTCAAAGATCACATTTCTCTCTTTTGTCCAAACTTTGTCCTGGTTCTTTCACAGCCTCAGAGGTTCTTGCTCTCACACACAATCCAAGAGCATTTCCTTTGCACTTCCCCTCTTTCTTCCACACAAAAATGCAGTTTCcttacacatacaaacacacaaaccctTTCTTGACAGGAATTCTTTAGCAGCACTAAAGCACCCCCCTCGTCCCTAGAACGTCTTTCATTAATCTGAATCATGAAACTGTCCCTTCCTGACACATCCTAATCCTTTCCTCCGCCCATCTCTCTGTGTTCCAGTGGCTTAACTGCATCACTAAAGTCATGCGTTTAATTCCCAGGCTGATTAAGCGCATTTTCACACCTGGCTCGTTTGGAGCATTTGTTTTGGAAAGTAGTGCATTTTGTCCCTTAGTTCGGTTCATTTaggcatatgtgaacatggCAATCGTGCTTGGattcacaacacacacaaaaaaaaaaattagcattATGTACCTTAAGCAGCCGGTAGTGTTGGTGAGCGCAGTCTCCCACTCAAGGTGTCTGGGTTTGCAGCTCTCCTCTCCCCCTTCGTTCCCCCTCTCCCAGCCCGAGTGCGGAACCATCACCTCATCGGACAAGGCGTGCAGCGCGTGGTCCACGATCTCCATTTTTACAGAGTCGTGAGATGACAGGTTCCACAGCGTGCCTGACAAAGGATGAGCCATCAGTTACTACAATCcatcttttttatgtttttgaaagaagcctcttgggctcagcaaggctgcatgtatttgaATACAAATATAGTCaaaattaatattgtgaaatattacaacttaaaataacttttctattttaatatattttaaatttaatctaTTCCTATGATgctaaagctgaattttcagcagccactagtcttcagtgtcagatgatccttcagaaatcattctaatattcagATTTGGATTataaactgtgatacttttaagcatgtaatttttttaatcaaaaggTTATGAAATGCCAGAATTGTCCAatcattaatttcttttttctataaTGCATTTCACTAAGTTGTACGTCACAATACAGAAGCAAAGACTGCAAATTGTGAATTTAATAGCGTAAAAATTACCTTACAATCTTGATTTCAAGCACTAAAGAATGCGTACCTGTTATAGTGTCGGTAAGGTCCTGATCTCTCGTCTTCCTCAGTAGCCGCACCAGTGCGGGAATTCCATCACAGTTCTTGATGGCTATCTTGTTATCTGGATCTCGTCCGTACGAGATGTTCTTGAGAGCTCCGCATGCTGCGTAATGGACCTCTTTCTTTGGGTTATCCAGCATGGACACGAGGGCAGGGATCCCCTTCAGTCGTCTTACTTCTGACTTCACCTGCAAAGATAGGCGGAGAAGCGTGAGCGCATGGAATTTGTGTGTTACACAATGTCATTTGAGTGACTTTGCCGAAAATCAAATTCCAGCACAAAGTGATGAAATCCCTGCTATGTAGGCGGGGCTACCCAGCATACTGTGACGAGCATCCTGTGTAAGTGTGCACTAACCTTATCATTCTTAAAAGTGAGATGTTGCAAGTAAGCGGCAGCATTGCTTTTGACAGGGTCCAAGCGGTAGTTGAGCATAGCGATGACTTCAGGAAGTTCAGGTTGCCTCCATGCTGTGGGTGCGGGGCCTTTACGAAGAGTGCTGTCCAATGATGCCATGCTGCCTCTCTCTCCCTGAGCCAGCGGAGCTCCTCCTGCCCAATAATACATATCACCAGCTCCACTCATATCACCATCCAGTGTGCCCTCATATGACCTATACAAGACAAGCAGCAGcatatattaatgaatattttcCACCTTAAaaggattgttcacccaaaaattatcccatgatttactcactctcaagccatcctaggtgtacatgaTCTTTGTTCAggcaaacacaatcggagatatttaaaaatatccttggtcttcccagctttataatggtagtgaatggggggcatgattttgaagaaaaaaaaaaaaaaaaatgcatccatcataaaaataatccatacagctcaagggtgttaataaaggccttctgaagtcaagcgattggtttttgtaagaaaaatatccatatttaaagctTCATAAACTAAagtaactagcttccggcagacgaccgtacacatactgcgcaagtcaacttgcgccacaagagtaacccctgacgcgatgtatcacgcaggatgtaggagtaagCACACATGCGATGTGATTTTTTGGGGggcttcaaaaaacaaaacaaaaaaaagacaccactctttcactaccattataaagcttggaagagccaggatatttttaaatatatctcagattgtgttcatctgaaagaagatagtcatgtacacctaggatggcttgagggtgagtaaatcatgggataattttcatttctgagtgaactatccttttaataaaTTGTCCAAATTGAAATTATTTGCTTAACGTGTAAAAGAACACACTAACCCTGTCCGGCGTGGAGGTGGAGCATGGTGTCCATGTGCCAGCCGGGGCATTGTGCTGTAATGCATGGGTGGCCCCATGCCGTAATCGGCTTCATCATATCCCAGGCTCCTCTGATCATCCTCCAGGCCGTAGGGCTCTGGGACAAAGCGCTGCAAGCCAGAGATCTCCAAAGCACTGCCCATACGTCCTACCTGGGGCTGGGCCGAATATGGGTCCAACTGTGGCCGGCTGTGTGTGCGGTAGGCGGAGTCCAGAGTCCGGTAGCCATCCACAGGCCTAAAGAAAAAGGGGGAGCTCATTTGTACAtgtacactactggtcaaatgtgagaaataattaagatttgttttaatgtatttgaaagaggtctcttgtactcagcaaggctgcactgatttgatcaaaatatacagaaaaaaaaaaagactaatatTGTGCAATAACTGTTActattttatatcttttaaaatgtaatttatttctgtgaaggcaaagcttaattttctcTAGTCTTCAGTtgcacatgattcttcagaaatccttctaatatgctgatttgtaaGGAACAGACCTGTAGCGGTCATCCATACGTGTTCCTCGGCTGAGGCTGGTGTAGGCGTCAGAAGGTGGGCCGCTGCGGTAATCATCATAGCCACCTGGAGGTCCATAGTGGTAGTTACGGGGGACAGTAGCAGTGGGGTAGTCCATGGGGCCACCCGGTGGCCTGTACACACGGTCCATTGGGGTATTATAACTGGGTATCCCAGTGACTGAACCAGTGCCATCCAGGGAAAGCGTGTCGGAGACTGAGGGAATGACTGTTCGTGTGGTGGTTGTCTTTGTGACCTTCTTTACCTAAAAAGAGAATGTGCAATTATCTTATCAACTTGAGGCCATACTTGACAAGATGTCACCAGTTAAATTCTATTGTATGGCTACAGAAAACTTACTGTGGTCTCAGTGCGACGTGTGGTGCCATCATCATTAGTTTCAACTGAAATAATCGGCAGCGCTTCATGTGGGTCCTCCTCCACTGTGACCGACTCAACCATATGACCAGGGTCCAACATCCTGTACTGTAGCACAGGCACACAAACAAAGAACAATAGTGAGCATAAGCCAAGAATAGGAAGTTtgttcactcactcactcacacacacacacacacacacacacacacacacacacacacacacaccatctggCACAGGTGCACGTCAACGACGACAAAATAACAAGTTCGTAAAGACGCAAAAGAATTAAGTGTAAAAATATATGCAAGACCGTCTAAGTATACGGACACCCAGGGTTCAACCATAAGGATAGCCTGGGACCAGTGCTGTTGACACTACATCCTGTTCATT
This window encodes:
- the ctnnd1 gene encoding catenin delta-1 isoform X3, which encodes MEQCENAASLLASVREQEMQFERLTRALEEERRSVGPSGTLPRPLPTLQNGRVTGDAELERLKLNEGYINGTQYRMLDPGHMVESVTVEEDPHEALPIISVETNDDGTTRRTETTVKKVTKTTTTRTVIPSVSDTLSLDGTGSVTGIPSYNTPMDRVYRPPGGPMDYPTATVPRNYHYGPPGGYDDYRSGPPSDAYTSLSRGTRMDDRYRPVDGYRTLDSAYRTHSRPQLDPYSAQPQVGRMGSALEISGLQRFVPEPYGLEDDQRSLGYDEADYGMGPPMHYSTMPRLAHGHHAPPPRRTGSYEGTLDGDMSGAGDMYYWAGGAPLAQGERGSMASLDSTLRKGPAPTAWRQPELPEVIAMLNYRLDPVKSNAAAYLQHLTFKNDKVKSEVRRLKGIPALVSMLDNPKKEVHYAACGALKNISYGRDPDNKIAIKNCDGIPALVRLLRKTRDQDLTDTITGTLWNLSSHDSVKMEIVDHALHALSDEVMVPHSGWERGNEGGEESCKPRHLEWETALTNTTGCLRNVSSERSEARRKLRECSGLVDSLMYIVQSQINCKDVDNKLIENSVCLLRNLSYQVHREIPGSERYQELTPVNQGPASSQKGGCFSSRKGKDEWFSKGKKEDDGTSDMIDIPKRSTPAKGYELLFQPEVVRVYTSLLKESKNPSVLEAAAGAVQNLCAGRWTYGRYIRATMRQEHGLPMMTELLSHGNDRVVRAMSGALRNLAIDARNRELLGKHSVPNLVANLPGSGQSQPVRGLSEETVVSVLSTMAEVVGSSVDAAKSLRTSQGIERLVLINKDSNRSDREVRGAGLVLQIVWGFKELRRTLEKDGWKKTDFMVNLNPPNNTRSNGGYEDSTLPLIDRGGKQDRDRDMIPLNDMGPDAYSTLDQRGRRNTLDDTLDRSDRDTPQKN
- the ctnnd1 gene encoding catenin delta-1 isoform X5; this encodes MEQCENAASLLASVREQEMQFERLTRALEEERRSVGPSGTLPRPLPTLQNGRVTGDAELERLKLNEGYINGTQYRMLDPGHMVESVTVEEDPHEALPIISVETNDDGTTRRTETTVKKVTKTTTTRTVIPSVSDTLSLDGTGSVTGIPSYNTPMDRVYRPPGGPMDYPTATVPRNYHYGPPGGYDDYRSGPPSDAYTSLSRGTRMDDRYRPVDGYRTLDSAYRTHSRPQLDPYSAQPQVGRMGSALEISGLQRFVPEPYGLEDDQRSLGYDEADYGMGPPMHYSTMPRLAHGHHAPPPRRTGSYEGTLDGDMSGAGDMYYWAGGAPLAQGERGSMASLDSTLRKGPAPTAWRQPELPEVIAMLNYRLDPVKSNAAAYLQHLTFKNDKVKSEVRRLKGIPALVSMLDNPKKEVHYAACGALKNISYGRDPDNKIAIKNCDGIPALVRLLRKTRDQDLTDTITGTLWNLSSHDSVKMEIVDHALHALSDEVMVPHSGWERGNEGGEESCKPRHLEWETALTNTTGCLRNVSSERSEARRKLRECSGLVDSLMYIVQSQINCKDVDNKLIENSVCLLRNLSYQVHREIPGSERYQELTPVNQGPASSQKGGCFSSRKGKDEWFSKGKKEDDGTSDMIDIPKRSTPAKGYELLFQPEVVRVYTSLLKESKNPSVLEAAAGAVQNLCAGRWTYGRYIRATMRQEHGLPMMTELLSHGNDRVVRAMSGALRNLAIDARNRELLGKHSVPNLVANLPGSGQSQPVRGLSEETVVSVLSTMAEVVGSSVDAAKSLRTSQGIERLVLINKDSNRSDREVRGAGLVLQIVWGFKELRRTLEKDGWKKTDFMVNLNPPNNTRSNGGYEDSTLPLIDRGGKQDRDRDMIPLNDMGPDAYSTLDQRGRRNTLDDTLDRSDRDTPQGGMYGERRGSLPLLDSYDEKLIVCITRREFPPPAYCPC
- the ctnnd1 gene encoding catenin delta-1 isoform X4 yields the protein MLDPGHMVESVTVEEDPHEALPIISVETNDDGTTRRTETTVKKVTKTTTTRTVIPSVSDTLSLDGTGSVTGIPSYNTPMDRVYRPPGGPMDYPTATVPRNYHYGPPGGYDDYRSGPPSDAYTSLSRGTRMDDRYRPVDGYRTLDSAYRTHSRPQLDPYSAQPQVGRMGSALEISGLQRFVPEPYGLEDDQRSLGYDEADYGMGPPMHYSTMPRLAHGHHAPPPRRTGSYEGTLDGDMSGAGDMYYWAGGAPLAQGERGSMASLDSTLRKGPAPTAWRQPELPEVIAMLNYRLDPVKSNAAAYLQHLTFKNDKVKSEVRRLKGIPALVSMLDNPKKEVHYAACGALKNISYGRDPDNKIAIKNCDGIPALVRLLRKTRDQDLTDTITGTLWNLSSHDSVKMEIVDHALHALSDEVMVPHSGWERGNEGGEESCKPRHLEWETALTNTTGCLRNVSSERSEARRKLRECSGLVDSLMYIVQSQINCKDVDNKLIENSVCLLRNLSYQVHREIPGSERYQELTPVNQGPASSQKGGCFSSRKGKDEWFSKGKKEDDGTSDMIDIPKRSTPAKGYELLFQPEVVRVYTSLLKESKNPSVLEAAAGAVQNLCAGRWTYGRYIRATMRQEHGLPMMTELLSHGNDRVVRAMSGALRNLAIDARNRELLGKHSVPNLVANLPGSGQSQPVRGLSEETVVSVLSTMAEVVGSSVDAAKSLRTSQGIERLVLINKDSNRSDREVRGAGLVLQIVWGFKELRRTLEKDGWKKTDFMVNLNPPNNTRSNGGYEDSTLPLIDRGGKQDRDRDMIPLNDMGPDAYSTLDQRGRRNTLDDTLDRSDRDTPQGGMYGERRGSLPLLDSYDG
- the ctnnd1 gene encoding catenin delta-1 isoform X1; this encodes MEQCENAASLLASVREQEMQFERLTRALEEERRSVGPSGTLPRPLPTLQNGRVTGDAELERLKLNEGYINGTQYRMLDPGHMVESVTVEEDPHEALPIISVETNDDGTTRRTETTVKKVTKTTTTRTVIPSVSDTLSLDGTGSVTGIPSYNTPMDRVYRPPGGPMDYPTATVPRNYHYGPPGGYDDYRSGPPSDAYTSLSRGTRMDDRYRPVDGYRTLDSAYRTHSRPQLDPYSAQPQVGRMGSALEISGLQRFVPEPYGLEDDQRSLGYDEADYGMGPPMHYSTMPRLAHGHHAPPPRRTGSYEGTLDGDMSGAGDMYYWAGGAPLAQGERGSMASLDSTLRKGPAPTAWRQPELPEVIAMLNYRLDPVKSNAAAYLQHLTFKNDKVKSEVRRLKGIPALVSMLDNPKKEVHYAACGALKNISYGRDPDNKIAIKNCDGIPALVRLLRKTRDQDLTDTITGTLWNLSSHDSVKMEIVDHALHALSDEVMVPHSGWERGNEGGEESCKPRHLEWETALTNTTGCLRNVSSERSEARRKLRECSGLVDSLMYIVQSQINCKDVDNKLIENSVCLLRNLSYQVHREIPGSERYQELTPVNQGPASSQKGGCFSSRKGKDEWFSKGKKEDDGTSDMIDIPKRSTPAKGYELLFQPEVVRVYTSLLKESKNPSVLEAAAGAVQNLCAGRWTYGRYIRATMRQEHGLPMMTELLSHGNDRVVRAMSGALRNLAIDARNRELLGKHSVPNLVANLPGSGQSQPVRGLSEETVVSVLSTMAEVVGSSVDAAKSLRTSQGIERLVLINKDSNRSDREVRGAGLVLQIVWGFKELRRTLEKDGWKKTDFMVNLNPPNNTRSNGGYEDSTLPLIDRGGKQDRDRDMIPLNDMGPDAYSTLDQRGRRNTLDDTLDRSDRDTPQGGMYGERRGSLPLLDSYDG
- the ctnnd1 gene encoding catenin delta-1 isoform X2; protein product: MEQCENAASLLASVREQEMQFERLTRALEEERRSVGPSGTLPRPLPTLQNGRVTGDAELERLKLNEGYINGTQYRMLDPGHMVESVTVEEDPHEALPIISVETNDDGTTRRTETTVKKVTKTTTTRTVIPSVSDTLSLDGTGSVTGIPSYNTPMDRVYRPPGGPMDYPTATVPRNYHYGPPGGYDDYRSGPPSDAYTSLSRGTRMDDRYRPVDGYRTLDSAYRTHSRPQLDPYSAQPQVGRMGSALEISGLQRFVPEPYGLEDDQRSLGYDEADYGMGPPMHYSTMPRLAHGHHAPPPRRTGSYEGTLDGDMSGAGDMYYWAGGAPLAQGERGSMASLDSTLRKGPAPTAWRQPELPEVIAMLNYRLDPVKSNAAAYLQHLTFKNDKVKSEVRRLKGIPALVSMLDNPKKEVHYAACGALKNISYGRDPDNKIAIKNCDGIPALVRLLRKTRDQDLTDTITGTLWNLSSHDSVKMEIVDHALHALSDEVMVPHSGWERGNEGGEESCKPRHLEWETALTNTTGCLRNVSSERSEARRKLRECSGLVDSLMYIVQSQINCKDVDNKLIENSVCLLRNLSYQVHREIPGSERYQELTPVNQGPASSQKGGCFSSRKGKGKKEDDGTSDMIDIPKRSTPAKGYELLFQPEVVRVYTSLLKESKNPSVLEAAAGAVQNLCAGRWTYGRYIRATMRQEHGLPMMTELLSHGNDRVVRAMSGALRNLAIDARNRELLGKHSVPNLVANLPGSGQSQPVRGLSEETVVSVLSTMAEVVGSSVDAAKSLRTSQGIERLVLINKDSNRSDREVRGAGLVLQIVWGFKELRRTLEKDGWKKTDFMVNLNPPNNTRSNGGYEDSTLPLIDRGGKQDRDRDMIPLNDMGPDAYSTLDQRGRRNTLDDTLDRSDRDTPQGGMYGERRGSLPLLDSYDG